Within the Vibrio sp. DW001 genome, the region CTGCTTCCTCATAAGCGCTGAATACAGAAGTTTACTCAATCAACATCGACAAAGCATATCTGAACTCAAAAACGCATTAGATCTTTTAACACTGCCGAACGATGTTGAAGAGATCATCACAATAAAAACCAGCTTGAGTGAAAGGCTTGTCAATGCAGGGTTATATGATGAAGCTCTTAAAGAGTTTGTTGATCTTTCCTCTCTTGCGGTGGAATACAGCTCGATAGATGAATATGCCATCGCGGTTTTAGGCATGGGCAGTCTGTGTGATGCTTATGGTGATCACGCGAAGGCTTATCGCTATTATCAAAAAATAGACAGCATTGATCATGCCATTAATAGCCGTTCTTTAAGGCTACGCTGTAAACTCAATATGGTGGCATGCCTAATATCACTAAATCGTATTACGTCCGCAAATGAGCTTCTAAAAGAGTGTGAAGAGCTCAGTATTTTAGTCAGCGATAAAGGGCTAGCTGGTCAGATCATTCTTTATCAGGCAAAGTTACTTAGTCGCCGTAAAGAGCATCATCAAGCATTGGCCACACTGGCTAAGTCCTATTACTTGATTCACCGATCGAAATCTCATTGGTTAGCGAATATGCTTCGTCTTGAGCAAGCTCACAACTTAACTGAGTTGGGTAAAACCGATTATGCGAGCATCATTCTAAGAAGCACGACCAAGAAAATCCAGCAAACCTCATCACCTTTATTATTGCAAGAATTGTATGATTCTATGAGTCATGTTTTTCGCAATCAAGGTCAGTATCAAAAAGCATTAACCTTTGAGAAACTGGGTTATAGAGTATCGACCGATTTGATCAAAAGCATCCCAATTACGGATCTTGGCTCCCACCAGTTGCGTCGATTGTCTCGCTTCGAGCTACAGCTAAAACTCATTATGTCTGAACAAGAAAATAAAGAGCTAAAAGAAACAACTGAGAGCCAAAAAGATGCGGTAGCCAAGCTTCAACAAGACGTATTTACCGATCCGTTAACTGGACTACATAACCGTCGTTGGTTAGATGTAAAACTGAAAGACCTGTTACTGCACGACACTCCGTTTGCATTTTTGGTTATTGATATAGACCACTTCAAATCAGTCAACGATGAACTTAGCCACCTAATTGGTGATAAAGCCATTGTATGTGTCTCTTCTGAGCTTAAATCTCACTTTAGATTTAAGGGGGCATCATGTGTGCGCTTTGGCGGCGAAGAGTTTCTCGTTATCTTAGAGCACGCCACCACAGAAAGAGCGGTAATGCACGCAGAGCACTATCGAGAGCATATCTATGGTTATGGCTGGAGTGCCATACTGGGCGAACGTGGGTTAACCGTCAGTATCGGTATCACACTACATCGAGATGGCGAAAACACTCAAAGAACATTCTATCGCGCAGACAAAGCGCTATATAAGGCAAAAGCTAATGGTAGAAATCAAGTCTGCCTTGAAGATTAATCCGTTCTATTCCATCACAGAAAGAAAAGAGAAATTCCAAATAACGCACCTAATGTGCCAATAACATTTTTCTTGGTTATTGGCTCACCATTCCACGCATAGATCATCAA harbors:
- a CDS encoding GGDEF domain-containing protein, which codes for MDKLLSKVSDAGLDPSSVTGEEAIIFWDHVRNHVAASQNEKAHCFLISAEYRSLLNQHRQSISELKNALDLLTLPNDVEEIITIKTSLSERLVNAGLYDEALKEFVDLSSLAVEYSSIDEYAIAVLGMGSLCDAYGDHAKAYRYYQKIDSIDHAINSRSLRLRCKLNMVACLISLNRITSANELLKECEELSILVSDKGLAGQIILYQAKLLSRRKEHHQALATLAKSYYLIHRSKSHWLANMLRLEQAHNLTELGKTDYASIILRSTTKKIQQTSSPLLLQELYDSMSHVFRNQGQYQKALTFEKLGYRVSTDLIKSIPITDLGSHQLRRLSRFELQLKLIMSEQENKELKETTESQKDAVAKLQQDVFTDPLTGLHNRRWLDVKLKDLLLHDTPFAFLVIDIDHFKSVNDELSHLIGDKAIVCVSSELKSHFRFKGASCVRFGGEEFLVILEHATTERAVMHAEHYREHIYGYGWSAILGERGLTVSIGITLHRDGENTQRTFYRADKALYKAKANGRNQVCLED